TTTGTATCCAAGGCTCAACATGACCACAACACTCTAAGTCGTCAGCATGATAGACCTGGAACTTACAAGAATTGGACAGAAGAAAATATGGAAAAGGCTTTGAGAGCAGTTATTATTCATAAGTCAAGCATCCGGCGGGCAGCATTGGATTACAGTGTACCAAAGTCTACTCTTGGTGATAGGGTACTCGGCAGAGTTCAACCAGGTAGCAGAAGTGGTCCAGAACGACTACTCAGTGATACAGAAGAGGCTGAACTCGTAGCATTTGTGAGACGGTGCTCAGCAATAGGGTACCCAAAGACAAGGAAGGATATGATTGAGTTGGTTCAAAGAATTGCAGAGAGTAGAGGTGTTGATCGACAGATATCAAATGGTTGGTGggagaaattttgcacacagaaTCCTAGTATTACTTTAAGAGCCTCAGTTCCATTATCCAAGGCTAGAGCTGAAGCCACAGATTCAGAAATCATAGATGGCTACTTTGACCTATTAGAGAAGACAATGGCGGAGTATGACTTACTGGACAAGCCATGTCAAGTGTTTAATGCTGATGAAAGTGGCTTCCCCTTAGCACCAAAACCATTGAAAGCAGTTCACTGTTCTGGAGAACATACAACTCATGCAATCAATTCAGGTAATAAGGCACAGATTACTGTGCTAGCCTGTGTTAGTGCAGGAGGGCATAGTCTTCCATCCATGGTTATCTGGGATAAGAAAGTTCTGAGTCCTGAGCTTACTAATGGTGAGATACCTGGCACGATATATGGTCTTTCTGACAAAGGATGGATAGATCAAGAGCTATTTAAACTTTGGTTTCACCATCACTTTCTACGGTATGCACCAACTGTCAGACCACTTCTTTTATTAATGGATGGTCATTCATCACATTACTTTCCAGACACCATACATATGGCTGCTAAAGAAAAGGTGGTTTTAT
This genomic interval from Dysidea avara chromosome 15, odDysAvar1.4, whole genome shotgun sequence contains the following:
- the LOC136245952 gene encoding uncharacterized protein, with product MEKALRAVIIHKSSIRRAALDYSVPKSTLGDRVLGRVQPGSRSGPERLLSDTEEAELVAFVRRCSAIGYPKTRKDMIELVQRIAESRGVDRQISNGWWEKFCTQNPSITLRASVPLSKARAEATDSEIIDGYFDLLEKTMAEYDLLDKPCQVFNADESGFPLAPKPLKAVHCSGEHTTHAINSGNKAQITVLACVSAGGHSLPSMVIWDKKVLSPELTNGEIPGTIYGLSDKGWIDQELFKLWFHHHFLRYAPTVRPLLLLMDGHSSHYFPDTIHMAAKEKVVLFVLPPNTTHLTQPLDKGCFSPLKAKWSEVCHKYTTTTGKAVNRFVFSKLLNEAWKQSMSTSNIIGGFKTTGVHPIDRTAITIHPKETAAKDELGFIPLCSPMPSALEKPRKLPTFTEVELERFQERYELEAKNPQADNRYQQWVKMYHPDQQIQEPDTTSSTVKMLMPAPTPAIEKFFPVLPNPVLPSVKSVSCGRVLTNCENLKFLEEKKQKKDEEINKKEERKGLREERKMQKEQQQSAKKQQRKTKATGLGTIQRHNVFRGLDSRTELETAFKQ